Proteins co-encoded in one Pogoniulus pusillus isolate bPogPus1 chromosome 15, bPogPus1.pri, whole genome shotgun sequence genomic window:
- the TOB2 gene encoding protein Tob2 — translation MHLEIKVALNFIISYLYNKLPRRRADLFGEELERLLKKKYEGHWYPEKPLKGSGYRCVHIGETVDPVVELAAKRSGLAVEDVRANVPEELSVWIDPFEVSYQIGEKGSVKVLYLDDSEGCSAAELDKEIKSSFNPDAQVFVPIGSQDNSLSNSPSPSFGQSPSPTFIPRSAQPITFTTATFAATKFGSTKMKKGGGAGGGGGGAGAGQQPRMVRSPTTNLLKHKGLSLSMHSLNFVGSAGSQAPQSQLSPNAKEFVYSGGSPGASSLFFDGVASENQASSIPPASQFNTGTGGTFDMAQVFGGSTNSLFLEKSPFVEGLSYNLNAMQYPSQSFQPVVLAN, via the coding sequence atgCATCTGGAGATCAAAGTTGCTCTTAACTTCATCATCTCATACCTGTACAACAAGCTTCCTAGGAGGCGGGCAGACCTGTTTGGTGAGGAGCTAGAGCgcctgctgaagaagaaatatgAGGGCCACTGGTACCCGGAAAAGCCTCTGAAGGGATCTGGCTATCGCTGTGTTCATATAGGGGAGACGGTGGATCCAGTGGTGGAGCTGGCGGCCAAGCGAAGTGGGCTGGCCGTGGAGGATGTCCGTGCCAATGTGCCAGAAGAGCTGAGTGTCTGGATTGATCCTTTTGAGGTTTCCTACCAGATTGGTGAGAAGGGCTCTGTTAAGGTCCTCTACCTGGATGACAGcgagggctgcagtgctgcagagctggacaaagAAATCAAGAGCAGCTTCAACCCTGACGCCCAGGTATTTGTCCCCATCGGCAGCCAGGACAACTCACTGTCCAATTCTCCGTCCCCCTCCTTTGGCCAGTCACCTAGTCCCACTTTCATCCCTCGCTCTGCCCAGCCCATCACTTTCACCACTGCCACCTTTGCTGCCACGAAGTTTGGCTCTACTAAGATGAAGAAgggtggaggagctggaggagggggtggtggagcaggggctgggcagcagccgaGGATGGTCAGGTCTCCCACCACCAACCTGCTGAAGCACAAGGGCCTCTCCCTGTCTATGCACTCTCTGAACTTCGTCGGGAGCGCTGGGAGCCAAGCCCCGCAGTCACAGCTCTCCCCCAATGCCAAGGAGTTCGTTTACAGTGGCGGgtcaccaggagccagcagtctCTTCTTCGATGGTGTTGCCAGTGAGAATCAGGCCAGCAGCATTCCACCGGCATCGCAGTTCAACACCGGCACTGGTGGTACCTTTGATATGGCTCAGGTCTTCGGTGGCAGCACCAACAGCCTCTTTTTGGAGAAGTCTCCCTTCGTGGAAGGACTCAGCTACAACCTGAATGCCATGCAGTATCCCAGCCAGTCCTTCCAGCCTGTCGTCCTGGCCAACTGA
- the PHF5A gene encoding PHD finger-like domain-containing protein 5A: protein MAKHHPDLIFCRKQAGVAIGRLCEKCDGKCVICDSYVRPCTLVRICDECNYGSYQGRCVICGGPGVSDAYYCKECTIQEKDRDGCPKIVNLGSSKTDLFYERKKYGFKKR from the exons ATGGCCAAGCATCATCCGGACCTCATCTTTTGCCGCAAGCAGGCGGGTGTGG CAATTGGAAGACTTTGTGAAAAAT GTGATGGCAAGTGTGTGATCTGTGACTCCTACGTGCGGCCTTGCACCCTGGTGCGCATCTGTGACGAGTGCAACTACGGCTCCTACCAAGGGCGCTGCGTCATCTGCGGGGGTCCAGGAGTCTCTGATGCCTACTACTGCAAGGAGTGTACCATCCAGGAGAAAGAT AGAGATGGTTGCCCTAAGATTGTCAACCTGGGCAGTTCCAAGACAGATCTCttctatgaaaggaaaaagtaTGGCTTCAAGAAAAGGTGA
- the LOC135181616 gene encoding uncharacterized protein LOC135181616, producing MQTTTLSSSAIHRFANNVQLGTKIIPAQQPTLGLSLRASPPEAYPREPAGYGLILTGGAYSDFKGRLPRWRGPAAATPAQDKGPLFTPSTLTHGRRKGSPNSRRAALQGHTPGRRSASCPLPRRAAISGDPAGHHPPPPPAAAGHPGTCSPRPPPRPVTYFAPDYGSRRSPQPAWPGASLAGVGHKIFHGTCALLAGPPAPALPTAGNTPRGPALGTAGQPPPSSLPLPLDKDGEARLHPTAGSPLTHGCGTAPRRPQGLCRPPSPLPVPVHTVGDAASQTKSPQEPFDGGGTTGGLLCLSTPLRLRLQRKASPAAAEARDSQAA from the exons ATGCAAACCACAacactcagctcctctgcaatACATAGATTTGCAAACAACGTTCAGCTGGGTACAAAAATCATCCCAG CACAGCAGCCGACCTTGGGACTATCCCTCCGAGCCTCCCCTCCAGAAGCCTACCCACGAGAACCGGCCGGCTACGGCCTCATCCTCACCGGCGGCGCTTACAGCGACTTTAAAGGGCGGCTGCCACGATGGCGTGGTCCCGCAGCAGCCACACCCGCACAGGACAAGGGTCCCCTTTTCACCCCCTCCACCCTCACGCACGGGAGACGGAAGGGCTCCCCCAACTCGAGGCGAGCGGCCCTGCAGGGACACACCCCAGGCAGGCGGTCGGccagctgccccctccccaggagaGCGGCCATTTCTGGTGACCCAGCCGGACACCACCCCCCgcccccaccagctgctgcgGGGCACCCTGGGACCTGTAGTCCTCGCCCCCCTCCTCGCCCCGTGACCTACTTCGCCCCGGACTACGGCTCCCGTCGCTCCCCGCAGCCGGCTTGGCCCGGCGCTTCGCTTGCCGGGGTAGGGCATAAAATTTTCCACGGCACATGCGCCCTCCTCGCCGGCCCGCCCGCCCCGGcgctgcccacggcagggaacACGCCCCGCGGCCCGGCGCTCGGGACCGCCGGGCAGCCgcccccttcttcccttcccctccctctcgaCAAGGATGGAGAGGCGCGTCTCCACCCCACAGCAGGCTCCCCACTAACGCACGGCTGCGGGACGGCACCCAGGAGGCCACAAGGCCTGTGTCGTCCTCCCTCGCCGCTGCCTGTCCCCGTCCACACGGTGGGGGACGCGGCGTCGCAAACAAAGTCCCCACAAGAGCCCTTCGACGGAGGGG GCACGACCGGCGGACTACTTTGTCTCAGCACGCCTCTGCGCCTCCGACTTCAGCGGAAGGCCAGCCCGGCCGCAGCGGAGGCGAGGGACTCGCAAGCTGCGTGA